The nucleotide window CTGTGTCTGTATATTACTTGTAAGCCTATTTAATACAAGCTGAACCGCGGCTTCGCCCTCATAAATGCAttcttattttaacaatttttctaattttttccATAATTTCCTACAAACTATTATTCGCTTTTCCTTTCCTATCTCCATATTTTCTtaccattttaaatatttgtgaaacttCACAAATATTTCAAGACCAAAACGACATTGTCACAGAACAGACAGATtcgcaatttatttattttagtttggaGTAGTTTGAACATTCGACTTCCAAGGGTTTTTCAGAAATGCGACTGTTTTCTGCTGAATATCTGAGACTTTtatagatgtattcaggccaatgactgactgactgagtTATCTTTGAACACTAGCTGGAATGATATCGCAAAATCACATACAAAGATATTCTGCGACAATGTCGAAAGagccaaatcggttcagccgttcttcAATTTTAGCGAAACTGATTATTTGcactttatttttcatagtAGATATAGTGTGGCGTTACTCTACGGGACCACGTAGTGCTCGCGTAAAcgttacattcatacatatctaACGTGTCGGGCACTTGTCAGGCATCCGTGGTCGCCAGCGTCTGGGCCGCGGTGTAGGGAGCAGGATCATCAACCCGCACACGACACCGCGGCGGTACTCTGCGAGACCACGTAGTGCTCGCGACATCGCCGCATCTACACGCTCATTGCATACTTAACTTTCACACAAAGAGTACAATCACAGTATACAATGGTAAAGTTACACAGTCGTGCCCGGTGACGTGTGACATGTCACGTCACGTCGTTGTGATATAGTCCGGTGCCGTCACCATCACGTAGCCTCTATCCGGATACATTCACGATGCACTCGCGGCGCTTTAACGTCCACGTTACCACTTTATTTTCATAATGCATCATATTAGTGGTGCGCCTGCCGTAACCGTTAACCACAGTAGTGTCCTTTCTAGGCGGCGGCGCGAGAGGTTCACACCTCGTATACAAACTTTAAACtaatgtttatgtttagttAGTACGCCGTCGGTTGGCGAGGCGCTCGTGCGCGCCGGGCGGCGTGTACACCTCGCTGTCGACGTCGTCGTTCTCTAGACTCGACATGTCGAAGTCGGCGGGCTCCTCGTAGTCGGTGACGTTGGTCAAAGTCTCCTCCTCGGTGTCGGgcggaggcggcggcggcgcggcggccgcgGGGGAGGCGGGGgaggcggcgggcggcgcggggggcAGCCCGCTCGGCGGCCCGGTGTCCTCGTCCTCCGGCAGGTCGTCGTCAGATTCGTCGTCAGCGTCGTATTCGACGTCGTCGGTCACTTCACTTTCATCGATAAAAAGGATATCAATATCCGAAAACTCTAACAGTGGAGCCTCTATGGGCTCCAGCAAATCCTATGTGGGTTCGAACATGGTTGGTGTCTCAGTAGGGTGATAGACCTGTAACAAGATCATGCAGTTTGCTGTCATTGTTGTTCGTGTCGTTGCCGAGTCACGCTGATGTCGTGTGTGAGCTTCACGGCTGCACCGCTTGCGCCAGTCATTTGCGTGATTCGTTCAATTGAGCTGGTATCGTTTACCCAAAGGTATCTCATAACAGTGACGAGTTACGTCTGCTAAGTATGTGTCCATCACGGtgttcataatataaattatcgTAGCCTACCGCGTTTGCGTAAGCTGACACTGCAcatctagtaataaaataaattgtaatgaacAAAAGGTGgctgtaattaaaaaaaaactatgtgaATGATAACaaaagtaatgttataaatattgcaattatCCATTGTGTAGAGCATTCCATCCATTGCCgcttattcttttttaatatttttcttttcagtaactactttttaattgttttccgTGCTTCTTCTTTTAAACTTactatagtccattgaaattttacatttcttagaggacgcaattttatttttggaatatgTAGGGGGGTctatagaagcttaacttgaagtttgtggggtcgccactcttgtcccccggccgccatcttggaaaagggggtggaaacactttttgcgctatatctcggaaactatgcgtctaacaataaaattgtaaaagcataatttgtagcaaattactttgcctacaaatatgttgaataactttttgccctaaattcaCAATCAAAGAAgctataagcaaaaaagtgcaattttatttataaaaatttctTTGTTgctatttaactttttttaacgacGGCCGCGCGGATCtatttctgaggttaagccacgcttgccgaggttgttctgtggatgggttgGATCTTACACATATCcagttcctctgtgtttcggaaggcacattaaattgtgggtcccggcagtcattttcgaagatcttagacagtagtcagaagcttgaaattctgacaaccagtcctaacgaagggtatcgttttatagcccaggtaactgggttgtggaggtcagataggcagccgctctatgtaaaacactggtattaaGCTgaatctggtgagactggaagccgactccaacatggtttggaaaaaaggctaagctgatacgtttatatacaaaaaataatcctcggaccaatcttgtagagtatttttccaGTTATTTTTTCCTCataattttttacaattttattaattagaaactcgtaacagcgctccgaattAGACCGGATtaggaaagaaaatttttgtaaaaaaaaaattcacttttttgcttataacttcttaattgctaatttagggcaaaaagttattcaacatatttgtaggcaaaataatttgctacaaattatgcttttacaattttattgtaagacacatagtttccgagatatagcgcaaaaagtgtttccacccccttttccaagatggcggccgggggacaagagtgacgaccccacaaacttcaagttaagcttctattgaccccccctacatgttccaaaaataaaattgcatcctctaagaaatgcaatattcggccctcaaattgtaacatttcaatggactactaGGCGTATctacaattttgtttacagtaaAACGAAGGCAAACCTAGTTATATGAAACTACCAACAATTATAAAAGATGAGTCCGCTATAAAACTGTCATAAACAtgcaaaaaaaagtataaaaagccGCTAAGCCGTCAAGCACCTGTCATCACCTCTACTGGAAGGGAGCTCCGCCGAGGAAGGTGTGCGCTGCGCTCTTGCACCGAGTACGACTTAGCGACCCACTGCTGGCACGTCACGAGCGGGTTGGTCTTCTTGCGACCGCCGTTGACGCTGTGCCGCAGCGAGCCAGGCGTGGCCAGTCCCCGCAGCTCCGAGGGCGCCACCGGCGACGGCGCCGAGCCTCGCCTGCGCGTCCAGCTCTCCTTGCCCGAGAGTGTACGCCGCAGCAACTGCGGTAGAGCGCTCGACAACTCCCTCACCTTCTTGTCTCTCGGCActatgataatatatattactTGATTAATCTGTTGTCAGAACTAAAAAGTGTTATCACAAGTTATTGTTCCCATATAAATTAACTTACAGAAGGAATCACCGCTAGGCATTGATTTGCGGCGACCGAGCTGGTCAGACTCGAACGGCCCTAGCGGCACCGACGTCAGGTTATCACGCAGCTGACTCCCCACCGCGCCTAGCTCGCGCTTCATGCTGGGTGATCTTGAAACTGGCTTTTCCTTGGGCAAAGATCGCTTCATCTCCTTCATCTCGAACATGTTTTGATCCGCGGAGACGCCCGCGTCATCCTCGGTGTCCTTCGATAGCAAAGCGCTGAAGCGGCTGGCCTCGCTCCGGCTAGGCCCGGGCTCCACCTTGGTGCGCTCGTGTCTATGTCGACGCTGTTCGTGCGAGCTGTCCAACGGTGGGAACGTTTGCTGACGGACAAGCTTCCACGCACCTTTCCTGAACCGCGGCGGTGGCGCCTGGCTGGTTGAAGTGACCGGCTCCGGTGAGTCGGAGCTCGGTGCTTTCGAAGCCCGATTGTTTCTGCCTTCGTGAGCTACACCCTGCGGTACAGAAAATCTTCGCAACTGGTCCTTCAGGCCAGGTGTTCTGGCCGGGGTGAGCGAGGACCTGCGCCGTGGCAGCAACATCTCCGAACTGCTACTGAGATCAGATTCGGCATGCTCATGCTCGTCTTCCGTAGACTCAtgttgctgctgctgctgcCGCTGTTGCTGTTGCTGCTCAAGAGCTTTCTTCCGAGCTTCCTCCTCTAGTTCTTCCCCCAACATCGCCTCCCACTGTGTCTGGTTGTAGAGAAGGTTCTCGAACATCTGATTGGACAGATCGTTGTTGAGGAACCGGTGCCACTCCGTTATCAAAGGTGTCACTACGAACCTGAAGAAACCTGTAACAAGTAAAATTTGCTGTAAAATATGCTCGAGGAGTTTTCTCATGAACGAAGTGTGCGCCAGATTGCTCGGCTGTTATATTGAAATAGTGGACGTACCCTGCTGTATGTTGGGTATGGAGTTGTTCGAGCGGTCACATAGTGGCGAGATGGGCAGTCGGAGGCTGCGCTCGCGGTCGCCCTGGCGGAAGAACTCGTCGCACACCTTGGTGCTCCACACGTGGCTGATATTCCACGGGCGGCACGGATTGGAGATGTCCGCGCACTTGAGCGCTATCTGCAGCACGAGGTGACGGTGCTCCGTCAGCTCCAGGTCCAACGTGTTCTCGTCGAGGTGTTGCTGTAACAAATAACGCCCATTAGCTGCGTGCATTTTTTTCAATTGTCTATGATATGATTTATTGGTAAGTATGGTACGTTTAGTAATATTCTGATCTTTATACTATCTACCATCCTGATTTTATAGACAGCTATGAGCGTCTGTTTCACGGTAAGCAATACAAAATATGCCTAAAACCGCTGCGTCTACCCGCGGTACGTTCGGCAGTAGAGAGATAATATCATAGCGAGCAGGTATTTTTATCGAATAACGTAAATAGTACGATTGGGAGTTGCGTGggtatataaatagtattggcaAGAGGCGCAGCTGCAGTGACCTCAACGCAATGAGATGCAAACGCGACAAGTTCACCACATCGCAACATCTGGGTTCGTCAATAGCGCGCCTAAATTTAGACCTAGTTAATGCGTTCGGCCTAGAACGAGGTTGGTTGTTGCTCGCGTTTACGCactattttctaattattaGATCTATGTCATTAAGACTTTACTGACTGAACCGCTGCATGCAACACGTAAACAAGACGACTGATCTTACCTCGACCAGGGAATGCCAGTAAAGTCgtcaatattttgttgttcttttactttttaaccCATTCCTACATcctattaaaaaacaaattgtgcATGTATTATTTACTACAGAAAGCTTATTAACACGTAAGTACTGTGAGTTATTCGGTCTAATAGTTTGGTCGCCTAAAGCTTAAGGTTCACTAATAATGTAACACTACCCATTTTAAGAGCAGATACTTAAGGCAAGAAGGCCAGAAGTCCCGTTGTGTATTATACTACGTTGACAGTTACAAGTCGTATATATGCATGTCCGCGGGCTAGATAAATAATGGAAGCGCTATTTACGTCACTCGCATACATTTTGCCATTATAATATGAAAGCAGTGCATTCTCCTTCAACTGCAGTTCATGGGATTCAATATGATTGTGCAAGTTATTGAGCGACACTTttcaaattgaataaatatggGAGAGATTCTACAAGCACTGTTGAAGAGGTTAcgaagtttttgttttgatttatttttactgttaataGACACAACGAAAGCCTCCATGTTACATTCAGATtcggccagtttcaatgaaattgaccGACATAGCCGGCTATCGAATACTTATTTGTAGCAAGCCAAATTAAGTATCAGATTATTAGATTTATACTTCGAGATTTCAACTACGTCCATTTTATTGTAAATCATTACTTTTCAATAGTCACATCTTCATGGTATAAGTAGCTATGCAAATGTTCTCAGGTGTGTTGAAACCCGCagcatacatatgtacatgtatGCGTTGCTCTGATTACCTAAGTGATGCCATCATGTATACAGATTCAAAGACTTCGTTACGCGTGTATTTGCAATGGGTGCAGCATCCTTCCTATTTATTTTAGAGGATTTTATTAACACTATAGAGACGATACTGCAAACTGTCGTCCAAAATTGCTAAGAGAATTTTCTTTTAAGGTATGCTTGAGTTTTTGACTACTTTTTCTTTACTCTTGATGAACGCCTGATTTTTTTAGataaccattttttatttatttgttttgtcatTTATGTTAACTCCCCGATTCtgaggtaggtacatttagcggtagtttatgtattcaatagctatacagctcatataaacatgacagtgtctcagaaaccaggcataagACTGTAATTAGTTATGactgaattttttttacatgtagAAATATTGtcacaaattaaatttcaaGTGAGTTACCCATTTAAAGGTGGCTGCTATTAGCTGGCCTTACGATATTATCTGCCTCTTGCGTTACTAAATACCTAGTCAACTCACAAAATTCAACAAATATCAAAGCACCTTTTATCACCTGGCAACTTTTTCGCAAAATTAGATAATATGTCGCGACAAAACAACGATAGCGAGTCACAGCTATTGTATGAATGCATCAGTTAAAAGCTTAATTCCCAGTGAGGACGAACAATACAGTCTGTAAAGTCGTCCGGAACACAGGTGTTATTTCCAACGTGTCAGTTGTTCAACATAAGCTTATCGTCAAACTTTTGACAAAACATCCCTCTGTACGGTACGACTTAGGTGTTACAAACGGACGAAATTTTCAACTTTTAACTTTGATGCACACGAATAAATAAAGTCTCCCTTTTCGAGCCAgtagtagattcagtaattgtaactgTGGTAAGTGTCAACGTTTATTTTgacgtaaattaataaatgatttgatttgaaaaatatctaAGGACAACTTACATTCTTACTATGAAAGGGCAATTTTCTATTACGTCGACTATCGAGAACTAGctctagctatcgaaaaatattgcatgaataactgattagcgcctctagggTGTGTCGCaggaactaattttgaaatACGTTTTGAACGTCATAATTTCGATGCACGGTTGAATCGACTGTAGGAAATTTCGCTACAAGACAATATGAACAATTGGTAACCAGAAAACtcatgaatatataaataaattaacgacAATTAATTCTTTGCCAACCGAAATTAAAGTCGCAGTCAGTCAAACAGCTCAAAGGATATCTCATGATGTGTAAATGCTGGCTGAATCAGACAGCCTAGCAGCCTCAAAAGCGGACATGATCATGCTTATTGTTAACAATGGTGTCCTCACCAATAGTAATCTATTAAGATAAGAATCATATCAAAGACCTAAGGACAGCTTGCAAAGCTTTGACACCTGCTAGTCTGTCTGTAACTGTCTGATCTGATTTAGAGAGCTATCGCGTATATCAGTTGATAATCATTAGAAAACCACTATACGGTACaatgttttctcccttagaggATCCCTTAGATAAACGCaacaatgtattgaatagtctttggagtattgagagtttgacatttaaaatgtgctgcaaaaatagtttctatgacgcccgctagaggcgctgaaccgattgtcattaattttttttcaatagccagccggttgtgagcaatcgatagtggtagagaatcgcggtgtAGCAAACAATCATTCATCAAGGAATAAAGACGAATCTAGAACCTACTACTTATTTTAaagtcaattaataaaaatataaatataaaagtcgCGAAAATAAAGTGCATGTTTAAAGGGTTGATATTATAAGTAATGCAAGTGACACAGAACTGAAGGCGAGTAGATCTGCGAGCCCGCGAGTTGAACAACACACTTAGAATAACAAATGTATTGGAAAGTGTCAAgtaaaacatattgttattgAGAGTGCATTGATCTCCGCGCGGTGCTCCAGATACTTCGTTATGATAAATCGAAGGTTTTTACTTTTGTatcttttatctatactaatattataaagctgaagagtttgtttgtttgtttgaacgcgctaatctagggaactactagtccgatttgaaaaattctttcagtgttagatagcccatttatcgaggaaggctataggctatatatcatcacgctacgaccaataggagcagagtaccagtgaaaaatgttacaaaaacggggaaaatcatggctctcttatgtgacgcaagcgaagttgcgcgggtcagctagttttctataaataaaaagtgcataatatttaaaatacgtcATTCCCTACCGGCACTACAAAATATCTATCAGATACCTATCTAATCAAATTGAATTTTGACagtagtttttatacatttgcagTTACTTTATTTGGCAGACAGGTTATCTCTCACTTAGTCATAAATTATCAAATTGGCCCTTAGTATTGCTAACTTAATATCTACCTCGTAGGTAGGGAGAGACAAAAGAATACTTCTAGGCAAGatct belongs to Anticarsia gemmatalis isolate Benzon Research Colony breed Stoneville strain chromosome Z, ilAntGemm2 primary, whole genome shotgun sequence and includes:
- the LOC142986723 gene encoding uncharacterized protein LOC142986723 isoform X2 encodes the protein MQKCSFCSLVTGYLRQSLCIGSRRGSSESYYRQLGDQDTLKISDVSSDVEEHSSVEITLEAVSQAPGAAAPSIAIDDRHELQLELIKMDPRILTHRNFLTIRKRRRRQLVSRHPRSLEALLDDVSLGHVQCLLNQSAQWRFNAFTLENTSGGRCLPVLSIHLFTQYDLVNYFQLDMLSLWRLFTRLEDGYLSSNPYHNSVHAADVTQAMHCFLQQTRIRQHLQPLEIMASLLAAMAHDLDHPGVNQPFLISTSSHLAKLYGNTSVLENHHYRAALSCIQESGALAHVPHLHQQLHSQMRALILATDITRQLEYLSRFKQHLDENTLDLELTEHRHLVLQIALKCADISNPCRPWNISHVWSTKVCDEFFRQGDRERSLRLPISPLCDRSNNSIPNIQQGFFRFVVTPLITEWHRFLNNDLSNQMFENLLYNQTQWEAMLGEELEEEARKKALEQQQQQRQQQQQHESTEDEHEHAESDLSSSSEMLLPRRRSSLTPARTPGLKDQLRRFSVPQGVAHEGRNNRASKAPSSDSPEPVTSTSQAPPPRFRKGAWKLVRQQTFPPLDSSHEQRRHRHERTKVEPGPSRSEASRFSALLSKDTEDDAGVSADQNMFEMKEMKRSLPKEKPVSRSPSMKRELGAVGSQLRDNLTSVPLGPFESDQLGRRKSMPSGDSFLPRDKKVRELSSALPQLLRRTLSGKESWTRRRGSAPSPVAPSELRGLATPGSLRHSVNGGRKKTNPLVTCQQWVAKSYSVQERSAHLPRRSSLPVEVMTGLSPY
- the LOC142986723 gene encoding uncharacterized protein LOC142986723 isoform X1; protein product: MQKCSFCSLVTGYLRQSLCIGSRRGSSESYYRQLGDQDTLKISDVSSDVEEHSSVEITLEAVSQAPGAAAPSIAIDDRHELQLELIKMDPRILTHRNFLTIRKRRRRQLVSRHPRSLEALLDDVSLGHVQCLLNQSAQWRFNAFTLENTSGGRCLPVLSIHLFTQYDLVNYFQLDMLSLWRLFTRLEDGYLSSNPYHNSVHAADVTQAMHCFLQQTRIRQHLQPLEIMASLLAAMAHDLDHPGVNQPFLISTSSHLAKLYGNTSVLENHHYRAALSCIQESGALAHVPHLHQQLHSQMRALILATDITRQLEYLSRFKQHLDENTLDLELTEHRHLVLQIALKCADISNPCRPWNISHVWSTKVCDEFFRQGDRERSLRLPISPLCDRSNNSIPNIQQGFFRFVVTPLITEWHRFLNNDLSNQMFENLLYNQTQWEAMLGEELEEEARKKALEQQQQQRQQQQQHESTEDEHEHAESDLSSSSEMLLPRRRSSLTPARTPGLKDQLRRFSVPQGVAHEGRNNRASKAPSSDSPEPVTSTSQAPPPRFRKGAWKLVRQQTFPPLDSSHEQRRHRHERTKVEPGPSRSEASRFSALLSKDTEDDAGVSADQNMFEMKEMKRSLPKEKPVSRSPSMKRELGAVGSQLRDNLTSVPLGPFESDQLGRRKSMPSGDSFLPRDKKVRELSSALPQLLRRTLSGKESWTRRRGSAPSPVAPSELRGLATPGSLRHSVNGGRKKTNPLVTCQQWVAKSYSVQERSAHLPRRSSLPVEVYHPTETPTMFEPT